In Argiope bruennichi chromosome 4, qqArgBrue1.1, whole genome shotgun sequence, a single window of DNA contains:
- the LOC129965687 gene encoding uncharacterized protein LOC129965687 — translation MGKAADLSIFDESQIIMVRRLGTSKSETLRLVGYSRAVVVSTYRKWCMDGETTSRRPAVCLPRRIDFKGERRLLRIAHRGRRTTTAEITTSCNSGNPYGVSQRSVQRTLLCIDLCSQRPMHVSALTARHRQLRIQLAKKYRNWTLKEDEGSNYFLVQ, via the coding sequence ATGGGAAAAGCAGCTGATTTATCAATCTTCGATGAAAGCCAAATCATTATGGTTCGGCGACTGGGAACATCAAAATCAGAAACGTTGCGTTTAGTGGGCTATTCACGTGCAGTTGTTGTGAGCACATATCGAAAATGGTGTATGGATGGTGAAACGACAAGTCGCCGGCCAGCTGTGTGTCTTCCACGGCGCATTGATTTCAAAGGAGAGCGGAGATTGCTACGCATTGCTCACCGTGGCCGAAGAACTACAACAGCTGAAATCACCACCAGCTGCAACAGTGGCAACCCATACGGTGTTTCTCAACGCAGTGTACAGCGTACATTGTTGTGTATAGACCTATGCAGCCAGAGGCCAATGCATGTGTCTGCACTGACGGCTCGTCATCGCCAGCTGCGTATACAATTGGCCAAGAAATATCGGAATTGGACATTAAAAGAAGATGAAGGCAGCAATTATTTTTTAGTGCAATGA